In a single window of the Osmerus eperlanus chromosome 2, fOsmEpe2.1, whole genome shotgun sequence genome:
- the si:busm1-163l24.3 gene encoding uncharacterized protein si:busm1-163l24.3 isoform X1, translating to MAEQGRTVRVSGLPTNIEDDRLIDKLFIHFLRTSNGGGEIESVTVVTPGSALITFEDCKVAQSVLQYGRHILKVDKKKYELKLREHRKDIDPAKVILNMSVTVDYSQLPKGKMAVTHMLASHPDVQISYNPPEELCTLMGRYSEIQVAVAQLLGLSGDQGTTDTSSAALNGAKEGPASPHTGRTSQTRDSTQTRAEEQPLPAGAQGLGSYEGLGSGGYGWEAVGQTEDGAAGLQPEAQTMADEDFSLIMDADMFLYLQRHCGEEYRHILSSHGVEAVDVSAQGVTTLFLQNGTGTGKPGRELERLRRARGDLSQLYQENEARLRRAQLPKSVLSPRGGLQTTIEALQVSLPKLLLSEDDRNIYIVGSGSDVSEAKQILLLGQREQKYATEDVASLLRSPPPTSYSSKPGKEAKPYVLASAGFLDPRVDKMLKSYEVERKAEGARGYKLAARFKDLGLGGLGAKPGGTVAAGSSGLSTQPGLRPMQTHKRLSGIEKPRLGGEGFSSAGTQNIEEDILFKNGSPLFNYSTTERKAASSSFLIGTRQGSDVAPLATTQSNLAEIATFPTPGSGSSLRRTSSFSGRSRPKAQDTGQSKTAEEAGKSMARSNSFSNRTGRDRRGVYTAEVTVSTVMWRYIKEAYAIRLEDMTSELQMADNQSERSCEVTVSLKGAASSIVKSCELELQKLVAMVTTDFSVQELRLAELGVSNPHDETLNECCAEIRGRFKKVSIQVLKESVFLIGPRLLCSQVSAALREVFSGVQGPRQELEELCAPSTSSMNQPTPLQMNGVPNPTPSQNNTLQLKTDYDRVEEGEVTGGSLEKNFKRKDSTRTQRKTETEPMNGVVSLPSTRKDPVTRQKVKRRETVDTDGNKTDTLTSHSVKGKDRGQAPVMGCGPASDSVFTQTSQGIETPPKDHNLPSQLPRTEERLSRTENQEGSGGSITQHSSRRSSLPGAQGGMCVCGKIGASLKMTECRSTLCPECLASVHIHCKVCPKVKEIPPGIQGKMSCSEMSLSLPGHNRHSTMKISYYIPDGIQGEGDPSPGSTFRGGLFEAYLPLCERTRSLLPRLERAFKLGLTFTVTSTKTGPRVTWDCIPHKTSLQGGKSGNGYPDSNYLTRLSEVLAAVGIEPVPAKSQNTNQI from the exons atggcagagcagggcaggacagtgagagtgagtggCCTGCCCACCAACATTGAGGATGACCGGCTGATCGACAAGTTATTCATCCACTTCCTGAGGACCAGCAACGGGGGAGGGGAAATCGAATCTGTCACTGTTGTCacacctggctctgccctcatcACTTTCGAGGACTGTAAAG TGGCTCAGAGTGTGCTTCAATATGGCCGACACATTTTGAAGGTGGACAAGAAAAAGTATGAACTAAAACTAAGAGAGCATCGCAAAGATATTGACCCAGCTAAG GTCATCCTAAACATGTCCGTTACCGTAGACTACAGCCAGCTTCCCAAGGGAAAGATGGCGGTGACGCACATGCTCGCTAGCCACCCTGATGTCCAGATCAGCTACAACCCACCAGAAGAGCTCTGCACCCTGATGGGCCGTTACTCCGAGATCCAGGTTGCAGTAGCCCAACTACTGGGCCTCTCCGGGGACCAGGGGACCACAGATACCAGCTCCGCTGCCTTGAATGGTGCCAAGGAAGGGCCTGCTTCTCCTCACACAGGCAGGACCTCTCAAACCAGGGACTCGACACAGACGAGGGCGGAGGAGCAGCCTCTGCCCGCAGGGGCTCAAGGCCTGGGCTCGTATGAGGGTTTAGGATCTGGAGGTTATGGTTGGGAGGCTGTGGGCCAGACCGAGGACGGCGCTGCGGGTCTGCAGCCTGAAGCTCAAACCATGGCGGACGAAGACTTCTCCCTCATTATGGATGCAGACATGTTCCTTTATCTGCAGAGGCACTGTGGGGAGGAGTACCGGCACATCCTCAGCAGTCACGGGGTGGAGGCGGTGGACGTGTCGGCTCAGGGGGTGACCACCCTGTTCTTGCAGAACGGTACCGGGACGGGGAAGCCGGGCAGGGAGCTGGAGCGACTTAGGAGGGCTCGCGGGGACCTGAGTCAGCTCTACCAGGAGAACGAGGCCAGGCTTCGAAGAGCTCAGCTGCCCAAGAGTGTTCTATCCCCCAGGGGTGGTCTGCAGACGACCATTGAGGCCCTTCAGGTCAGCCTGCCAAAACTCCTCCTCAGTGAGGATGACAGAAACATCTACATAGTAGGAAGCGGCAGTGACGTGTCGGAGGCCAAGCAGATCCTCCTCTTGGGCCAGAGAGAGCAAAAGTACGCAACGGAGGATGTCGCCAGCTTGCTGAGATCTCCTCCACCTACCTCTTATTCCTCAAAACCAGGGAAGGAGGCGAAACCATATGTTCTCGCCTCAGCAGGATTTCTGGACCCCCGGGTAGATAAGATGCTGAAGTCTTATGAGGTTGAGAGGAAAGCAGAAGGTGCCAGAGGGTATAAACTAGCAGCCAGGTTTAAGGACTTGGGGCTGGGTGGGCTGGGGGCCAAGCCAGGGGGGACGGTGGCTGCAGGGTCCTCAGGTCTTAGTACCCAACCAGGCCTTAGGCCTATGCAGACTCACAAGCGTCTGTCTGGCATAGAGAAACCAAGGTTAGGGGGCGAAGGATTCTCAAGTGCAGGCACGCAAAACATTGAAGAGGATATCTTATTTAAGAATGGCAGTCCCTTGTTTAATTATTCCACTACGGAAAGGAAAGCTGCCTCGAGTTCTTTTTTAATCGGCACACGACAAGGGAGTGATGTAGCCCCCCTCGCCACAACTCAGAGCAACTTGGCAGAGATCGCCACATTCCCAACCCCTGGATCTGGTTCTAGTCTGAGGAGAACCAGTAGTTTCTCTGGACGGTCCAGGCCCAAGGCCCAGGACACAGGGCAGAGCAAGACTGCAGAGGAAGCTGGTAAGTCCATGGCCAGGTCCAACAGCTTCAGTAACCGCACAGGGAGGGATAGGAGAGGTGTCTACACCGCAGAGGTGACTGTTTCCACGGTGATGTGGCGGTACATTAAAGAGGCCTATGCCATTCGCCTTGAGGACATGACCTCCGAGTTGCAGATGGCCGATAACCAATCAGAAAGGAGTTGCGAAGTCACTGTTTCATTGAAGGGCGCGGCATCGTCCATAGTCAAATCTTGTGAGTTGGAGCTACAAAAGCTGGTTGCTATGGTTACCACAGACTTCTCCGTGCAAGAGTTGCGTCTGGCTGAACTGGGCGTGTCCAACCCGCACGATGAGACATTGAATGAATGCTGTGCCGAGATCCGGGGACGGTTCAAGAAGGTTTCTATCCAGGTGCTGAAGGAGAGTGTCTTTCTGATTGGCCCCAGACTCCTGTGCTCTCAGGTGAGTGCAGCTCTAAGAGAGGTGTTCTCTGGAGTGCAAGGCCCCAGGCAGGAGCTAGAGGAGCTCTGTGCCCCCTCTACCTCCAGCATGAACCAGCCGACGCCTCTCCAGATGAATGGGGTTCCAAACCCCACACCATCTCAGAATAATACCCTTCAGCTGAAGACAGACTACGATAGAGTAGAGGAAGGGGAGGTAACCGGCGGCAGTCTGGAGAAGAACTTTAAGAGAAAAGATTCTACACGGACACAGAGGAAGACTGAGACAGAGCCCATGAATGGAGTGGTCAGCCTCCCGTCCACCAGGAAAGACCCTGTTACAAGACAGaaagtgaagaggagagagacggtggATACGGATGGGAACAAGACTGACACATTGACCAGCCATTCAGTAAAAGGGAAGGATAGAGGACAGGCACCAGTGATGGGTTGTGGGCCAGCATCCGATTCAGTGTTTACACAAACCAGTCAAGGCATAGAAACGCCACCAAAAGACCACAACCTTCCATCTCAGTTGCCCCGGACGGAAGAAAGATTGTCCAGAACGGAGAATCAAGAGGGATCAGGAGGATCTATTACACAACACAGTTCAAGAAGGTCCAGTCTGCCTGGGGCacagggggggatgtgtgtgtgtggtaaaatTGGAGCCTCATTGAAAATGACAGAGTGCAGGTCGACCCTGTGTCCAGAGTGCCTGGCTAGCGTTCACATCCACTGCAAGGTTTGCCCTAAAGTAAAGGAGATACCACCTGGGATCCAGGGCAAAATGAGCTGCTCCGAGatgtccctgtccctgcccgGCCACAACAGGCACTCCACAATGAAGATAAGCTACTACATTCCCGATGGCATTCAGGGG GAGGGTGACCCGTCCCCTGGGTCGACGTTCCGAGGGGGGCTGTTTGAGGCCTACCTGCCCCTGTGTGAACGCACTCGCAGTCTGCTGCCCCGGCTAGAGAGGGCATTCAAGCTGGGCCTCACCTTCACCGTTACGAGCACCAAGACAGGGCCCAGGGTCACCTGGGACTGCATCCCCCACAAGACCAGCCTGCAGGGGGGCAAGTCTGG GAACGGATATCCAGATTCCAACTATTTGACTCGTCTGTCTGAGGTGCTGGCTGCTGTTGGGATCGAGCCGGTGCCAGCCAAGTCTCAAAATACAAATCAAATATGA
- the si:busm1-163l24.3 gene encoding uncharacterized protein si:busm1-163l24.3 isoform X2, with amino-acid sequence MSVTVDYSQLPKGKMAVTHMLASHPDVQISYNPPEELCTLMGRYSEIQVAVAQLLGLSGDQGTTDTSSAALNGAKEGPASPHTGRTSQTRDSTQTRAEEQPLPAGAQGLGSYEGLGSGGYGWEAVGQTEDGAAGLQPEAQTMADEDFSLIMDADMFLYLQRHCGEEYRHILSSHGVEAVDVSAQGVTTLFLQNGTGTGKPGRELERLRRARGDLSQLYQENEARLRRAQLPKSVLSPRGGLQTTIEALQVSLPKLLLSEDDRNIYIVGSGSDVSEAKQILLLGQREQKYATEDVASLLRSPPPTSYSSKPGKEAKPYVLASAGFLDPRVDKMLKSYEVERKAEGARGYKLAARFKDLGLGGLGAKPGGTVAAGSSGLSTQPGLRPMQTHKRLSGIEKPRLGGEGFSSAGTQNIEEDILFKNGSPLFNYSTTERKAASSSFLIGTRQGSDVAPLATTQSNLAEIATFPTPGSGSSLRRTSSFSGRSRPKAQDTGQSKTAEEAGKSMARSNSFSNRTGRDRRGVYTAEVTVSTVMWRYIKEAYAIRLEDMTSELQMADNQSERSCEVTVSLKGAASSIVKSCELELQKLVAMVTTDFSVQELRLAELGVSNPHDETLNECCAEIRGRFKKVSIQVLKESVFLIGPRLLCSQVSAALREVFSGVQGPRQELEELCAPSTSSMNQPTPLQMNGVPNPTPSQNNTLQLKTDYDRVEEGEVTGGSLEKNFKRKDSTRTQRKTETEPMNGVVSLPSTRKDPVTRQKVKRRETVDTDGNKTDTLTSHSVKGKDRGQAPVMGCGPASDSVFTQTSQGIETPPKDHNLPSQLPRTEERLSRTENQEGSGGSITQHSSRRSSLPGAQGGMCVCGKIGASLKMTECRSTLCPECLASVHIHCKVCPKVKEIPPGIQGKMSCSEMSLSLPGHNRHSTMKISYYIPDGIQGEGDPSPGSTFRGGLFEAYLPLCERTRSLLPRLERAFKLGLTFTVTSTKTGPRVTWDCIPHKTSLQGGKSGNGYPDSNYLTRLSEVLAAVGIEPVPAKSQNTNQI; translated from the exons ATGTCCGTTACCGTAGACTACAGCCAGCTTCCCAAGGGAAAGATGGCGGTGACGCACATGCTCGCTAGCCACCCTGATGTCCAGATCAGCTACAACCCACCAGAAGAGCTCTGCACCCTGATGGGCCGTTACTCCGAGATCCAGGTTGCAGTAGCCCAACTACTGGGCCTCTCCGGGGACCAGGGGACCACAGATACCAGCTCCGCTGCCTTGAATGGTGCCAAGGAAGGGCCTGCTTCTCCTCACACAGGCAGGACCTCTCAAACCAGGGACTCGACACAGACGAGGGCGGAGGAGCAGCCTCTGCCCGCAGGGGCTCAAGGCCTGGGCTCGTATGAGGGTTTAGGATCTGGAGGTTATGGTTGGGAGGCTGTGGGCCAGACCGAGGACGGCGCTGCGGGTCTGCAGCCTGAAGCTCAAACCATGGCGGACGAAGACTTCTCCCTCATTATGGATGCAGACATGTTCCTTTATCTGCAGAGGCACTGTGGGGAGGAGTACCGGCACATCCTCAGCAGTCACGGGGTGGAGGCGGTGGACGTGTCGGCTCAGGGGGTGACCACCCTGTTCTTGCAGAACGGTACCGGGACGGGGAAGCCGGGCAGGGAGCTGGAGCGACTTAGGAGGGCTCGCGGGGACCTGAGTCAGCTCTACCAGGAGAACGAGGCCAGGCTTCGAAGAGCTCAGCTGCCCAAGAGTGTTCTATCCCCCAGGGGTGGTCTGCAGACGACCATTGAGGCCCTTCAGGTCAGCCTGCCAAAACTCCTCCTCAGTGAGGATGACAGAAACATCTACATAGTAGGAAGCGGCAGTGACGTGTCGGAGGCCAAGCAGATCCTCCTCTTGGGCCAGAGAGAGCAAAAGTACGCAACGGAGGATGTCGCCAGCTTGCTGAGATCTCCTCCACCTACCTCTTATTCCTCAAAACCAGGGAAGGAGGCGAAACCATATGTTCTCGCCTCAGCAGGATTTCTGGACCCCCGGGTAGATAAGATGCTGAAGTCTTATGAGGTTGAGAGGAAAGCAGAAGGTGCCAGAGGGTATAAACTAGCAGCCAGGTTTAAGGACTTGGGGCTGGGTGGGCTGGGGGCCAAGCCAGGGGGGACGGTGGCTGCAGGGTCCTCAGGTCTTAGTACCCAACCAGGCCTTAGGCCTATGCAGACTCACAAGCGTCTGTCTGGCATAGAGAAACCAAGGTTAGGGGGCGAAGGATTCTCAAGTGCAGGCACGCAAAACATTGAAGAGGATATCTTATTTAAGAATGGCAGTCCCTTGTTTAATTATTCCACTACGGAAAGGAAAGCTGCCTCGAGTTCTTTTTTAATCGGCACACGACAAGGGAGTGATGTAGCCCCCCTCGCCACAACTCAGAGCAACTTGGCAGAGATCGCCACATTCCCAACCCCTGGATCTGGTTCTAGTCTGAGGAGAACCAGTAGTTTCTCTGGACGGTCCAGGCCCAAGGCCCAGGACACAGGGCAGAGCAAGACTGCAGAGGAAGCTGGTAAGTCCATGGCCAGGTCCAACAGCTTCAGTAACCGCACAGGGAGGGATAGGAGAGGTGTCTACACCGCAGAGGTGACTGTTTCCACGGTGATGTGGCGGTACATTAAAGAGGCCTATGCCATTCGCCTTGAGGACATGACCTCCGAGTTGCAGATGGCCGATAACCAATCAGAAAGGAGTTGCGAAGTCACTGTTTCATTGAAGGGCGCGGCATCGTCCATAGTCAAATCTTGTGAGTTGGAGCTACAAAAGCTGGTTGCTATGGTTACCACAGACTTCTCCGTGCAAGAGTTGCGTCTGGCTGAACTGGGCGTGTCCAACCCGCACGATGAGACATTGAATGAATGCTGTGCCGAGATCCGGGGACGGTTCAAGAAGGTTTCTATCCAGGTGCTGAAGGAGAGTGTCTTTCTGATTGGCCCCAGACTCCTGTGCTCTCAGGTGAGTGCAGCTCTAAGAGAGGTGTTCTCTGGAGTGCAAGGCCCCAGGCAGGAGCTAGAGGAGCTCTGTGCCCCCTCTACCTCCAGCATGAACCAGCCGACGCCTCTCCAGATGAATGGGGTTCCAAACCCCACACCATCTCAGAATAATACCCTTCAGCTGAAGACAGACTACGATAGAGTAGAGGAAGGGGAGGTAACCGGCGGCAGTCTGGAGAAGAACTTTAAGAGAAAAGATTCTACACGGACACAGAGGAAGACTGAGACAGAGCCCATGAATGGAGTGGTCAGCCTCCCGTCCACCAGGAAAGACCCTGTTACAAGACAGaaagtgaagaggagagagacggtggATACGGATGGGAACAAGACTGACACATTGACCAGCCATTCAGTAAAAGGGAAGGATAGAGGACAGGCACCAGTGATGGGTTGTGGGCCAGCATCCGATTCAGTGTTTACACAAACCAGTCAAGGCATAGAAACGCCACCAAAAGACCACAACCTTCCATCTCAGTTGCCCCGGACGGAAGAAAGATTGTCCAGAACGGAGAATCAAGAGGGATCAGGAGGATCTATTACACAACACAGTTCAAGAAGGTCCAGTCTGCCTGGGGCacagggggggatgtgtgtgtgtggtaaaatTGGAGCCTCATTGAAAATGACAGAGTGCAGGTCGACCCTGTGTCCAGAGTGCCTGGCTAGCGTTCACATCCACTGCAAGGTTTGCCCTAAAGTAAAGGAGATACCACCTGGGATCCAGGGCAAAATGAGCTGCTCCGAGatgtccctgtccctgcccgGCCACAACAGGCACTCCACAATGAAGATAAGCTACTACATTCCCGATGGCATTCAGGGG GAGGGTGACCCGTCCCCTGGGTCGACGTTCCGAGGGGGGCTGTTTGAGGCCTACCTGCCCCTGTGTGAACGCACTCGCAGTCTGCTGCCCCGGCTAGAGAGGGCATTCAAGCTGGGCCTCACCTTCACCGTTACGAGCACCAAGACAGGGCCCAGGGTCACCTGGGACTGCATCCCCCACAAGACCAGCCTGCAGGGGGGCAAGTCTGG GAACGGATATCCAGATTCCAACTATTTGACTCGTCTGTCTGAGGTGCTGGCTGCTGTTGGGATCGAGCCGGTGCCAGCCAAGTCTCAAAATACAAATCAAATATGA